The Haliotis asinina isolate JCU_RB_2024 chromosome 3, JCU_Hal_asi_v2, whole genome shotgun sequence genome segment TTAAAGGTTTTACATTACCTGGCTCACAAATGATGGGGAAATGCCCAGGAATGTTTGTCAAGGAATGTTAAAAGTTATATATTGCCTGGCTCACAAATGATTGGGAAATGCCCAGGAATGTTTGTCAAGGAATGTTAAAAGTTATACATTGCCTGGCTCACAAATGATGGCGTCTTTGTGATGATGAGTAAATGATTGGGTAAATCACGATAGAGCTCAAGTATGGGTTTATATAAATACAGTCAAAGTAACTTTGAATTAGGATTCAAAACGATGTGTCGCATTGTTAAGTATAGTCAATCAAAAGATAGTGTAAGATTAGCAAATCAATCAGTAATCAAATTTATGGCACAATGGCATGTTCACATGTGTAAGCTTAGTTCCAGTCCACACGAATCACGTTTAAAGGCAACAATGTAAAGCGTCAGTCGTTGGTTATCTCTGCTGGCTTAAATAGCTTGAATTtatttttaacaacaatggtaAAATCGGTTtatgatattgatgaaaattCTTAAATGATGGAGTTGATTTTAATGGACTGCTGCTGCAGCTGATAAtggttatgatgatgatgatgatgatgatgatgatcacccTCGAGAGTAGTTTTGTTGTGTTAACAAACACGTGTATGAACTGTGGTGGCTTGAAACATTTTGTACCAACAGTTAATTTTCAGATTGAGCACATGTTAGTTTCAACAGTAGTGAGTTGAATTACTACGTGCATTCTAAAAGAGGCAACACACTGTGGAATGCAGTCTCTTTGTAACGATACACACTAAAGCCATTATGCATATGTAAAGCCGCTTTGCGTGTCGCCCTCATGAAACTCCTAATTTATGCTTTTTCTTTCAGATCGGCCATGCCCCGTTTGTCAGTGTGCCTGGCTGTTTTAGTCTACACATGTGTGTCCTTGACGCTCATATCAGCGGAGGAATCCAACAGCCAGGCAAATACAGAAGCGAAATACTTCTCACCTGGAGAAATAACATGGCCGACAGGGAACGGGGTATATGATGACGAAATACAAGCATTGGGTGGTGATGGCGAGGGACATGTGAAACGCGTTGCCGACAGAGAAAACACATCTTCCGGAACTTCTCTGTGGGAAAAGATTCTCAACCGAATAGGAAAAACACAAGAAACTTTCGGCACTTCCGGTCAGTACCCGCATCTGCCAGGCAAGACGGCGTATGAAGGGAGGTATTTGGCTCCTCAAAGTGGACTGGCAAAACTCAAACGAAATCTTTCAGGTATGCCTTCGTTTGAAAAAGAGCGCGCAATGAATGACGGAAAATTCAATACAGAGAAGAAACGAGGCCTGTCAATAAATGGCGCACTATCTTCTTTGGCGGATATGCTTTCGGCGGAGGGTCAACGCCGAGATCACGCCGCCGCGCTTCGGCTTCGACAGCGCCTCCTAGTGGCTGGGAAAAGATGAGAAAAAGGACGCAAATTATGGATTCAAAATTATTCGGTTTTTCAAAGACATCCAGTGACAATCTAACACTTTACAACGATATGTCGTGATCAATGGCAACTGAGTGAAACAATTACAGGTTAGAACATGACTTTCAAAACGGTTTTTGAAATGATGTCACTCAACTTCAGTTTCACGGTATAAATCAACACAGTTATAAGCATGGGTGGTTTTGAATTCAGTGTTTGAATTTTATTGTGATATTCAAGAATTGTTCGGCATAATTTCACGAAAGTGGGATCTAACAGACATGaacgtttttgtttgtgttaaaGGCAAAGGCGATTCTGTTGCAAATTTCAACCGCTCAAGGAGCATCCACGATTACTTACTATCATTGACAAATACATTGCATTAGATGAGACCCTCGTGTAATGTTGTTCTGTTGACAGAAGTAATGTTTTTGCAGATATATGGACACGTAGTAAGCCCATGTCTTTTCCACTCCGCAAAATGCTCTTCGCTTGCGTTGCTAGTAAAGAAACAGTTGAAGTCAATCAGATGGTTTTCGAAAAATACAAATTGTCATTATAACGAGTTATTGGTCCACGTCAACAGTTGTAATCTGCCGTTGCTTTTAAACCGTAGCCAGCGTCATCAGACGTTGTTTAACAACAAGACGACGACAGACAATTTACACACATCTCAACACACAACCCAATGTGCTGGTTGAATATAGTTCAAAATAACTCATTTGGTTATGTTTGCCACTGTCCCTCTGAGACTCATACGCCTTACAAAAAAAGTTCTTCGTGAAATCCCATGACCCCAATTCCGTTTCCGTGAACGTTTATTCCGAAACAATTATGCATACAACCAATGAAACTGCTGTGGAACGCTGAATGTCTTCGCGACAAACGATGATTTTACGTTAATGGAGTGTTCTTAATATCCGCTGGGATTGTAAATCGACGAATTCCTTAATCTGTCCAAATTTATACCAATAATAAAGTTAACGATATAGGAATCTGCTGCGACTTTTTGACAATATTATGCTAACACACGAAACTTTCCCGTGCCGCATTGTTCTATTTATTTAAGACAGCAATAAACAAGTCAACAGAACGCTATGGTATCACAATTATTTTTATTACACAGTATGAATGACAGCTTGTTATAATCAGAAGTATATTTTTCTGATGAAGCCAGCAACGATAGAACAAAGGTTTTATCGTCCACTGGGAACGCCTATCAACAATATATGCTTAGGGTTAAATTTATCTGATTTTCGGGGCATTAATTCTCGCTCTCCGTCAGATAAAAAAGGCATAAATTCCAATCATTTACTAGAGGACCGTGATGAGTACATGATAATGGTTCACACCCGATAAATAGATGTGAATCAGATACACACAGTCTATTTTAACAAAGCGCGGAGGGCCTCCGACCAGCTGTGCTTGTTTGCTCAATGTATGTATAAACCTGTCCATAAACAGATTCTGTATGTAGTGTAAACAGGAGTAACGGATAGTGTATTCtccagaatatattttgttgtGGAATAAAGTGATTGTTGCCGATGAGCTATTTGTTTCCTTCCGCGTGAACGGTCACAACGATGTATCATCAAAAGTAGCTATGAACATATGAACTGGAGGTCGAAAGAAAGCATACACATGGAATAGTATTTCACGAAGCATTAAAAAACCT includes the following:
- the LOC137278339 gene encoding uncharacterized protein, with protein sequence MPRLSVCLAVLVYTCVSLTLISAEESNSQANTEAKYFSPGEITWPTGNGVYDDEIQALGGDGEGHVKRVADRENTSSGTSLWEKILNRIGKTQETFGTSGQYPHLPGKTAYEGRYLAPQSGLAKLKRNLSGMPSFEKERAMNDGKFNTEKKRGLSINGALSSLADMLSAEGQRRDHAAALRLRQRLLVAGKR